In Saccopteryx leptura isolate mSacLep1 chromosome 11, mSacLep1_pri_phased_curated, whole genome shotgun sequence, the following proteins share a genomic window:
- the LOC136383117 gene encoding monocarboxylate transporter 1-like: MAPSVKSPVELAPPDGGWGWAVVVGAFISIGFSCAFGKSISVFYKEIEGIFDASTSEVSWISSIMFAVMFGGGPISSILVNKYGSRPVMIAGGCLSGSGLIAASFCNSVQELYVCIGFIAGLGLAFNLNPALTMIGKYFYKKRPLANGLAMAGSPVFLCTLAPLNQALFDIFGWRGSFLILGGFLLNCCVAGSLMRPIGPPPATAEKYRAKETFQEAGKSDGKKVAGDANTDLIGENPKKEKQSIFSRVNRFLDFSLFTHRGFVLYFSGNVVMSFVLATPLVFLSSYGKSRHYPSEKSAFLLSILAFVDMVARPSMGLVANTKWIRPRIQYFFAAAVIANGVCHLLAPLSTSYVGFCVYAGFLGFAFGWFGSIAFETLMDLVGPQRFSSAMGLVTLVECCPILLGPPLLGRLNDMYGDYKYTYWACGIVLIVAGIYLFIGMGINYRLVEREQNAERQQRKESKEEETGLDIEKPKKEADTAEPPEQKGPEGSPREEESPVGNRG; encoded by the exons ATGGCACCATCAGTTAAAAGTCCAGTTGAACTCGCCCCCCCGGATGGAGGCTGGGGATGGGCAGTGGTTGTTGGAGCGTTCATTTCCATTGGCTTCTCTTGTGCATTTGGCAAATCTATTTCTGTGTTTTACAAAGAGATTGAAGGAATATTTGATGCCAGCACCAGCGAAGTGTCATGGATATCGTCCATCATGTTTGCTGTTATGTTTGGTGGCG GTCCTATCAGCAGTATCCTGGTGAATAAATACGGCAGTCGACCAGTCATGATTGCTGGTGGCTGCTTGTCAGGCTCTGGCTTGATTGCAGCTTCTTTCTGCAACAGTGTACAGGAACTTTACGTGTGTATTGGATTTATTGCAG gtCTTGGGCTTGCCTTCAACTTGAATCCAGCTCTGACCATGATTGGCAAGTATTTCTACAAAAAGCGGCCGCTGGCAAATGGACTGGCCATGGCAGGCAGCCCTGTGTTCCTCTGTACCCTGGCCCCCCTCAATCAAGCTCTCTTTGATATATTTGGCTGGAGAGGAAGCTTCCTAATTCTTGGAGGCTTCCTACTGAACTGCTGTGTGGCCGGATCCCTGATGCGACCAATAGGACCCCCACCGGCCACTGCAGAGAAATATAGGGCTAAAGAAACCTTTCAGGAAGCTGGAAAATCTGATGGAAAAAAAGTGGCAGGTGATGCAAACACAGATCTCATTGGAGAAAACCCCAaaaaggagaagcaatcaattttTTCAAGAGTTAACAGATTTCTGGATTTTTCCCTGTTCACCCACAGAGGCTTTGTACTGTACTTCTCTGGGAATGTGGTAATGTCTTTTGTGCTGGCCACACCATTAGTCTTTCTCAGTAGTTATGGCAAGAGTCGGCACTACCCTAGTGAGAAGtctgccttccttctttccattctgGCTTTTGTTGACATGGTAGCCAGACCATCTATGGGACTTGTAGCCAACACAAAGTGGATAAGACCTCGAATTCAGTATTTTTTTGCTGCTGCTGTTATTGCCAATGGAGTGTGTCACCTGCTCGCACCTTTGTCCACCAGCTACGTTGGGTTCTGTGTTTATGCGGGATTCCTTGGATTTGCATTCGGGTGGTTTGGCTCCATAGCATTTGAAACACTGATGGACCTCGTTGGACCACAGAGGTTCTCCAGCGCTATGGGATTGGTGACCCTTGTGGAGTGCTGTCCCATTCTCCTGGGGCCACCACTTTTAG GTCGTCTCAATGACATGTATGGGGACTACAAGTACACGTACTGGGCCTGTGGCATAGTTCTCATTGTCGCAGGCATCTATCTCTTCATTGGCATGGGCATCAATTATCGACTTGTGGAAAGAGAACAGAATGCAGAGAGGCAGCAGCGAAAGGAGAGTAAAGAGGAAGAGACTGGGTTGGATATTGAGAAGCCAAAGAAAGAGGCCGACACAGCGGAACCGCCAGAGCAGAAAGGCCCAGAAGGAAGccccagagaggaggagagtCCAGTTGGAAATCGTGGGTAA